A single region of the Triticum dicoccoides isolate Atlit2015 ecotype Zavitan chromosome 2B, WEW_v2.0, whole genome shotgun sequence genome encodes:
- the LOC119362989 gene encoding protein TIFY 10b-like yields the protein MAASARQGERATSFAMACSLLSRYVRQNGAAAAELGLGINKGEAEAHRTADTKSPLPGAEGEEAGRKKETMELFPQSAGLQDAAAPDATREEDKSQLTIFYGGKVLVFNDFPADKAKGLMQLAGKGSPVAQNVSATTTAADTAKVQTAVLAPASSLPSDPVVAPKSARPNASDLPIARKASLHRFLEKRKDRLHAKAPYQASPSDATPVKKEFENQPWLGLGPNAALKPNQ from the exons ATGGCGGCTTCCGCGAGGCAGGGGGAGAGGGCGACCAGCTTCGCCATGGCCTGCAGCCTGCTCAGCCGCTACGTCCGCCAGAACGGCGCCGCCGCGGCCGAGCTCGGCCTCGGAATCAACAAGG GTGAGGCCGAGGCTCACAGGACGGCGGACACCAAGAGCCCTTTGCCTGGGGCGGAGGGCGAGGAGGCCGGCAGGAAGAAGGAGACCATGGAGCTCTTCCCGCAGAGCGCCGGCCTGCAGGACGCCGCCGCCCCTGACGCTACTAG GGAGGAAGACAAGAGCCAGCTGACCATCTTCTATGGTGGGAAGGTGCTCGTGTTCAACGATTTCCCAGCCGACAAGGCCAAGGGCCTGATGCAGTTGGCTGGCAAGGGCAGCCCGGTTGCTCAGAACGTCTCTGCGACCACAACTGCTGCAGACACCGCCAAGGTCCAGACGGCCGTGCTGGCCCCGGCAAGTAGTTTGCCTAGTGATCCGGTTGTTGCTCCTAAGTCTGCTCGTCCGAATGCTTCTG ATCTGCCAATTGCTAGAAAGGCGTCACTTCACCGATTCCTTGAGAAGAGAAAGGATCG TCTGCATGCAAAGGCACCATATCAAGCTTCTCCTTCTGATGCAACACCAGTCAAGAAGGAGTTTGAGAACCAGCCATGGCTTGGACTGGGGCCGAATGCCGCCCTGAAGCCAAACCAATAA